The following are encoded together in the Triticum dicoccoides isolate Atlit2015 ecotype Zavitan chromosome 6B, WEW_v2.0, whole genome shotgun sequence genome:
- the LOC119323018 gene encoding uncharacterized protein LOC119323018: MASMTQPMPYYPTTNPIMHAQPATTSRGSFAPVFTVLGVISFLAVVACVAGRLCGRRLSKKKAYADQHYYGTNAVGGDLEKGFEVKYPPMKPMPSSRAVVHDMDDGFEIKFAPGKPAAWKTDAKADNRGRQQQQHHHHHQAGMPKEYAGFRYPAAANGAVRQGQVRGGTFVSAKPGS, from the coding sequence ATGGCTTCCATGACTCAGCCCATGCCGTATTACCCCACCACCAACCCCATCATGCACGCGCAGCCGGCCACCACGTCCAGGGGCTCCTTCGCGCCGGTGTTCACCGTGCTGGGCGTCATCTCCTTCCTCGCCGTCGTCGCCTGCGTCGCGGGGCGGCTGTGCGGCCGTCGGCTCTCCAAGAAGAAGGCCTACGCCGACCAGCACTACTACGGCACCAACGCGGTCGGCGGCGACCTGGAGAAGGGCTTCGAGGTTAAGTACCCGCCGATGAAGCCCATGCCAAGCTCCCGCGCGGTGGTCCATGACATGGACGACGGCTTCGAGATCAAGTTCGCGCCGGGGAAGCCCGCAGCGTGGAAGACCGACGCCAAGGCCGACAACAGAGggcgccagcagcagcagcaccaccaccaccaccaggccgGCATGCCGAAGGAGTACGCCGGTTTCAGGTACCCCGCGGCTGCCAACGGCGCCGTCAGGCAAGGGCAAGTAAGGGGCGGAACATTCGTCTCCGCAAAGCCCGGTTCATGA